From Camelina sativa cultivar DH55 chromosome 7, Cs, whole genome shotgun sequence, one genomic window encodes:
- the LOC104700860 gene encoding protein EMBRYO DEFECTIVE 1674-like → MATKSKPQSLSARCSSPPRTRSKPLPETNPSPRTRSKPLPETNPSPRTHPEALPKPNFPPTPRTPASLGAITPIVKTKSVTLSDWWLTRKGKDKEKKALCITGFESDVRLFSSGTILKRHNSVTLESVDGITISISGFINRARSMENGVSEEVCNRFLLGFPFNWEDYNEENVVDEDRGFVVSFNDVPVNRIQDLSFVDGYLKDRILVDVVASLRDMVCPKSDEKKKSVVEDESLVSSAVVVGVKTRAMRRRDEFESSSSGKRPVCTRSTKRKKKLA, encoded by the coding sequence aTGGCGACCAAGTCAAAACCCCAGTCTCTCTCAGCGCGTTGCTCCTCGCCGCCGCGAACTCGCTCCAAACCACTACCGGAAACCAATCCCTCGCCGCGAACCCGCTCCAAACCGCTACCGGAAACCAATCCCTCGCCGCGTACTCACCCCGAAGCTTTACCAAAACCCAATTTCCCTCCGACTCCACGGACGCCGGCTTCACTAGGAGCAATCACACCCATCGTAAAAACAAAATCCGTCACATTATCCGACTGGTGGCtaacaagaaaaggaaaagataagGAGAAGAAAGCTCTGTGTATCACAGGTTTCGAATCTGACGTGAGACTCTTTTCATCAGGAACAATACTCAAAAGGCATAACAGTGTAACTCTCGAATCAGTAGATGGGATTACCATTTCCATCAGTGGTTTCATCAACCGAGCTCGTAGTATGGAGAACGGTGTTTCTGAGGAGGTTTGTAATCGTTTCCTTTTAGGGTTTCCGTTTAACTGGGAAGATTACAATGAGGAGAATGTTGTTGATGAAGATAGAGGTTTTGTTGTTTCGTTTAATGATGTTCCTGTGAATAGGATACAGGATCTTAGTTTCGTTGATGGTTATTTGAAAGACAGGATCTTGGTTGATGTTGTTGCTAGTTTAAGGGATATGGTTTGTCCTAAatctgatgagaagaagaaatcggtTGTTGAGGATGAGAGTTTGGTTTCGAGTGCTGTTGTTGTGGGAGTGAAGACTAGAGCCATGCGACGGAGAGATGAGTTTGAGTCTTCTTCTAGTGGAAAGAGACCAGTTTGCACTAGGTctacaaagaggaagaagaaattaGCTTAG
- the LOC104700862 gene encoding mechanosensitive ion channel protein 3, chloroplastic-like isoform X4 produces MMMRTVSLPLSHDLNVHKIHEASGYHNRQDVWSFQLLESLSGSTVPVSSRCNAFVCRSALFPGNGNEGPILKSTAVIFTRAYDALRGNPHLMKLIPAVGILAFATWGLRPLLRLARTTMFEGNDANSHKSSTQYIVVSYLQPLLLWSGAILLCRTLDPIVLPSSASQAVKQRLLSFARSMSTVLAFACCLSSLLQQAQKFFMETNNPADSRNEAVLLDLLTVIRHHGARLATPIRTVQRMRNEAEVDSAGFSDIIFNQAAMNRRLMLIEPSYKINSDDNTKSSSPNSMPKSEEKDLQEERLETKAETENNGKKEKQKVALGFNSSTGTKGSPTSTSDQLVAQKSEEKKKQSVGDSNKAEKDEVSDGEGATEQTLKSKAKQGTEKSSGDSKARDGGGSGTSSSLEENIVLGVALDGSKRTLPIDEEHKASGALMDSEELGIGLE; encoded by the exons ATGATGATGCGTACTGTCTCTCTACCATTGTCTCATGATCTCAATGTTCATAAGATCCATGAAGCTTCTGGATACCATAAT AGACAAGACGTTTGGAGTTTTCAGCTTCTGGAAAGCTTGAGTGGTTCAACAGTACCTGTATCATCTAGGTGTAATGCATTCGTTTGTCGGTCAGCTCTCTTTCCCGGGAATGGAAATGAAGGCCCTATCCTTAAATCAACTGCAGTAATATTCACAAG GGCATACGATGCTTTACGAGGAAATCCGCATTTGATGAAACTGATTCCAGCAGTTGGGATTCTCGCATTTGCTACATGGGGTCTGAGACCCCTTCTGCGCCTTGCCAGAACTACCATGTTCGAG GGGAATGACGCAAATTCACATAAGAGCAGCACGCAATACATTGTTGTGTCATATCTTCAGCCTTTGCTACTTTGGAGTGGAGCAATCCTTTTATGCAG AACATTAGACCCAATAGTATTGCCTTCAAGTGCCAGCCAGGCTGTTAAGCAACGCCTTCTTAGCTTTGCTCGGTCCATGTCAACGGTCTTGGCATTTGCCTGCTGCTTATCAAG CTTACTTCAGCAGGCGCAGAAATTTTTTATGGAGACAAATAATCCTGCTGATAGCAGAAAT GAAGCAGTGCTCTTGGATCTTCTTACAGTAATAAGGCATCACGGGGCACGTCTAGCAACTCCCATTCGAACAGTACAGAGGATGCGTAATGAGGCTGAGGTGGACAGTGCAGGATTTTCGGACATCATTTTCAACCAAGCAGCGATGAACCGTCGACTCATGTTGATTGAGCCATCCTATAAAATCAACAGCGATGACAACACAAAGTCTTCCTCACCCAACTCAATGCCAAAGAGTGAAGAGAAGGACCTTCAAGAAGAACGATTGGAAACCAAGGCTGAAACAGAAAATAACGgcaaaaaagagaaacagaaagTGGCTCTTGGTTTCAACTCCAGTACAGGCACTAAGGGTTCACCAACCTCAACATCCGACCAGCTGGTAGCACAAAAgtcagaagaaaagaagaaacagagcgtGGGAGATTCAAATAAAGCAGAGAAGGATGAAGTTTCTGATGGCGAAGGTGCAACAGAGCAGACAttgaaatcaaaagcaaaacaagggACTGAAAAGAGCAGTGGAGATTCGAAAGCTCGAGATGGTGGTGGATCAGGTACCAGTTCTTCGCTAGAGGAGAACATTGTTCTTGGTGTTGCGCTGGATGGCTCAAAACGTACACTCCCGATTGATGAAGAACATAAGGCATCTGGTGCGTTAATGGATTCTGAAGAACTCGGTATTGGATTGGAATGA
- the LOC104700862 gene encoding mechanosensitive ion channel protein 3, chloroplastic-like isoform X3, which produces MMMRTVSLPLSHDLNVHKIHEASGYHNRQDVWSFQLLESLSGSTVPVSSRCNAFVCRSALFPGNGNEGPILKSTAVIFTRAYDALRGNPHLMKLIPAVGILAFATWGLRPLLRLARTTMFEKGNDANSHKSSTQYIVVSYLQPLLLWSGAILLCRTLDPIVLPSSASQAVKQRLLSFARSMSTVLAFACCLSSLLQQAQKFFMETNNPADSRNEAVLLDLLTVIRHHGARLATPIRTVQRMRNEAEVDSAGFSDIIFNQAAMNRRLMLIEPSYKINSDDNTKSSSPNSMPKSEEKDLQEERLETKAETENNGKKEKQKVALGFNSSTGTKGSPTSTSDQLVAQKSEEKKKQSVGDSNKAEKDEVSDGEGATEQTLKSKAKQGTEKSSGDSKARDGGGSGTSSSLEENIVLGVALDGSKRTLPIDEEHKASGALMDSEELGIGLE; this is translated from the exons ATGATGATGCGTACTGTCTCTCTACCATTGTCTCATGATCTCAATGTTCATAAGATCCATGAAGCTTCTGGATACCATAAT AGACAAGACGTTTGGAGTTTTCAGCTTCTGGAAAGCTTGAGTGGTTCAACAGTACCTGTATCATCTAGGTGTAATGCATTCGTTTGTCGGTCAGCTCTCTTTCCCGGGAATGGAAATGAAGGCCCTATCCTTAAATCAACTGCAGTAATATTCACAAG GGCATACGATGCTTTACGAGGAAATCCGCATTTGATGAAACTGATTCCAGCAGTTGGGATTCTCGCATTTGCTACATGGGGTCTGAGACCCCTTCTGCGCCTTGCCAGAACTACCATGTTCGAG AAGGGGAATGACGCAAATTCACATAAGAGCAGCACGCAATACATTGTTGTGTCATATCTTCAGCCTTTGCTACTTTGGAGTGGAGCAATCCTTTTATGCAG AACATTAGACCCAATAGTATTGCCTTCAAGTGCCAGCCAGGCTGTTAAGCAACGCCTTCTTAGCTTTGCTCGGTCCATGTCAACGGTCTTGGCATTTGCCTGCTGCTTATCAAG CTTACTTCAGCAGGCGCAGAAATTTTTTATGGAGACAAATAATCCTGCTGATAGCAGAAAT GAAGCAGTGCTCTTGGATCTTCTTACAGTAATAAGGCATCACGGGGCACGTCTAGCAACTCCCATTCGAACAGTACAGAGGATGCGTAATGAGGCTGAGGTGGACAGTGCAGGATTTTCGGACATCATTTTCAACCAAGCAGCGATGAACCGTCGACTCATGTTGATTGAGCCATCCTATAAAATCAACAGCGATGACAACACAAAGTCTTCCTCACCCAACTCAATGCCAAAGAGTGAAGAGAAGGACCTTCAAGAAGAACGATTGGAAACCAAGGCTGAAACAGAAAATAACGgcaaaaaagagaaacagaaagTGGCTCTTGGTTTCAACTCCAGTACAGGCACTAAGGGTTCACCAACCTCAACATCCGACCAGCTGGTAGCACAAAAgtcagaagaaaagaagaaacagagcgtGGGAGATTCAAATAAAGCAGAGAAGGATGAAGTTTCTGATGGCGAAGGTGCAACAGAGCAGACAttgaaatcaaaagcaaaacaagggACTGAAAAGAGCAGTGGAGATTCGAAAGCTCGAGATGGTGGTGGATCAGGTACCAGTTCTTCGCTAGAGGAGAACATTGTTCTTGGTGTTGCGCTGGATGGCTCAAAACGTACACTCCCGATTGATGAAGAACATAAGGCATCTGGTGCGTTAATGGATTCTGAAGAACTCGGTATTGGATTGGAATGA
- the LOC104700862 gene encoding mechanosensitive ion channel protein 3, chloroplastic-like isoform X1 has translation MMMRTVSLPLSHDLNVHKIHEASGYHNSKTRVSLTRTCLLSSCATRQDVWSFQLLESLSGSTVPVSSRCNAFVCRSALFPGNGNEGPILKSTAVIFTRAYDALRGNPHLMKLIPAVGILAFATWGLRPLLRLARTTMFEKGNDANSHKSSTQYIVVSYLQPLLLWSGAILLCRTLDPIVLPSSASQAVKQRLLSFARSMSTVLAFACCLSSLLQQAQKFFMETNNPADSRNEAVLLDLLTVIRHHGARLATPIRTVQRMRNEAEVDSAGFSDIIFNQAAMNRRLMLIEPSYKINSDDNTKSSSPNSMPKSEEKDLQEERLETKAETENNGKKEKQKVALGFNSSTGTKGSPTSTSDQLVAQKSEEKKKQSVGDSNKAEKDEVSDGEGATEQTLKSKAKQGTEKSSGDSKARDGGGSGTSSSLEENIVLGVALDGSKRTLPIDEEHKASGALMDSEELGIGLE, from the exons ATGATGATGCGTACTGTCTCTCTACCATTGTCTCATGATCTCAATGTTCATAAGATCCATGAAGCTTCTGGATACCATAAT AGTAAAACTCGTGTGTCTCTGACTCGGACTTGTCTTCTTTCATCATGTGCCACG AGACAAGACGTTTGGAGTTTTCAGCTTCTGGAAAGCTTGAGTGGTTCAACAGTACCTGTATCATCTAGGTGTAATGCATTCGTTTGTCGGTCAGCTCTCTTTCCCGGGAATGGAAATGAAGGCCCTATCCTTAAATCAACTGCAGTAATATTCACAAG GGCATACGATGCTTTACGAGGAAATCCGCATTTGATGAAACTGATTCCAGCAGTTGGGATTCTCGCATTTGCTACATGGGGTCTGAGACCCCTTCTGCGCCTTGCCAGAACTACCATGTTCGAG AAGGGGAATGACGCAAATTCACATAAGAGCAGCACGCAATACATTGTTGTGTCATATCTTCAGCCTTTGCTACTTTGGAGTGGAGCAATCCTTTTATGCAG AACATTAGACCCAATAGTATTGCCTTCAAGTGCCAGCCAGGCTGTTAAGCAACGCCTTCTTAGCTTTGCTCGGTCCATGTCAACGGTCTTGGCATTTGCCTGCTGCTTATCAAG CTTACTTCAGCAGGCGCAGAAATTTTTTATGGAGACAAATAATCCTGCTGATAGCAGAAAT GAAGCAGTGCTCTTGGATCTTCTTACAGTAATAAGGCATCACGGGGCACGTCTAGCAACTCCCATTCGAACAGTACAGAGGATGCGTAATGAGGCTGAGGTGGACAGTGCAGGATTTTCGGACATCATTTTCAACCAAGCAGCGATGAACCGTCGACTCATGTTGATTGAGCCATCCTATAAAATCAACAGCGATGACAACACAAAGTCTTCCTCACCCAACTCAATGCCAAAGAGTGAAGAGAAGGACCTTCAAGAAGAACGATTGGAAACCAAGGCTGAAACAGAAAATAACGgcaaaaaagagaaacagaaagTGGCTCTTGGTTTCAACTCCAGTACAGGCACTAAGGGTTCACCAACCTCAACATCCGACCAGCTGGTAGCACAAAAgtcagaagaaaagaagaaacagagcgtGGGAGATTCAAATAAAGCAGAGAAGGATGAAGTTTCTGATGGCGAAGGTGCAACAGAGCAGACAttgaaatcaaaagcaaaacaagggACTGAAAAGAGCAGTGGAGATTCGAAAGCTCGAGATGGTGGTGGATCAGGTACCAGTTCTTCGCTAGAGGAGAACATTGTTCTTGGTGTTGCGCTGGATGGCTCAAAACGTACACTCCCGATTGATGAAGAACATAAGGCATCTGGTGCGTTAATGGATTCTGAAGAACTCGGTATTGGATTGGAATGA
- the LOC104700862 gene encoding mechanosensitive ion channel protein 3, chloroplastic-like isoform X2, giving the protein MMMRTVSLPLSHDLNVHKIHEASGYHNSKTRVSLTRTCLLSSCATRQDVWSFQLLESLSGSTVPVSSRCNAFVCRSALFPGNGNEGPILKSTAVIFTRAYDALRGNPHLMKLIPAVGILAFATWGLRPLLRLARTTMFEGNDANSHKSSTQYIVVSYLQPLLLWSGAILLCRTLDPIVLPSSASQAVKQRLLSFARSMSTVLAFACCLSSLLQQAQKFFMETNNPADSRNEAVLLDLLTVIRHHGARLATPIRTVQRMRNEAEVDSAGFSDIIFNQAAMNRRLMLIEPSYKINSDDNTKSSSPNSMPKSEEKDLQEERLETKAETENNGKKEKQKVALGFNSSTGTKGSPTSTSDQLVAQKSEEKKKQSVGDSNKAEKDEVSDGEGATEQTLKSKAKQGTEKSSGDSKARDGGGSGTSSSLEENIVLGVALDGSKRTLPIDEEHKASGALMDSEELGIGLE; this is encoded by the exons ATGATGATGCGTACTGTCTCTCTACCATTGTCTCATGATCTCAATGTTCATAAGATCCATGAAGCTTCTGGATACCATAAT AGTAAAACTCGTGTGTCTCTGACTCGGACTTGTCTTCTTTCATCATGTGCCACG AGACAAGACGTTTGGAGTTTTCAGCTTCTGGAAAGCTTGAGTGGTTCAACAGTACCTGTATCATCTAGGTGTAATGCATTCGTTTGTCGGTCAGCTCTCTTTCCCGGGAATGGAAATGAAGGCCCTATCCTTAAATCAACTGCAGTAATATTCACAAG GGCATACGATGCTTTACGAGGAAATCCGCATTTGATGAAACTGATTCCAGCAGTTGGGATTCTCGCATTTGCTACATGGGGTCTGAGACCCCTTCTGCGCCTTGCCAGAACTACCATGTTCGAG GGGAATGACGCAAATTCACATAAGAGCAGCACGCAATACATTGTTGTGTCATATCTTCAGCCTTTGCTACTTTGGAGTGGAGCAATCCTTTTATGCAG AACATTAGACCCAATAGTATTGCCTTCAAGTGCCAGCCAGGCTGTTAAGCAACGCCTTCTTAGCTTTGCTCGGTCCATGTCAACGGTCTTGGCATTTGCCTGCTGCTTATCAAG CTTACTTCAGCAGGCGCAGAAATTTTTTATGGAGACAAATAATCCTGCTGATAGCAGAAAT GAAGCAGTGCTCTTGGATCTTCTTACAGTAATAAGGCATCACGGGGCACGTCTAGCAACTCCCATTCGAACAGTACAGAGGATGCGTAATGAGGCTGAGGTGGACAGTGCAGGATTTTCGGACATCATTTTCAACCAAGCAGCGATGAACCGTCGACTCATGTTGATTGAGCCATCCTATAAAATCAACAGCGATGACAACACAAAGTCTTCCTCACCCAACTCAATGCCAAAGAGTGAAGAGAAGGACCTTCAAGAAGAACGATTGGAAACCAAGGCTGAAACAGAAAATAACGgcaaaaaagagaaacagaaagTGGCTCTTGGTTTCAACTCCAGTACAGGCACTAAGGGTTCACCAACCTCAACATCCGACCAGCTGGTAGCACAAAAgtcagaagaaaagaagaaacagagcgtGGGAGATTCAAATAAAGCAGAGAAGGATGAAGTTTCTGATGGCGAAGGTGCAACAGAGCAGACAttgaaatcaaaagcaaaacaagggACTGAAAAGAGCAGTGGAGATTCGAAAGCTCGAGATGGTGGTGGATCAGGTACCAGTTCTTCGCTAGAGGAGAACATTGTTCTTGGTGTTGCGCTGGATGGCTCAAAACGTACACTCCCGATTGATGAAGAACATAAGGCATCTGGTGCGTTAATGGATTCTGAAGAACTCGGTATTGGATTGGAATGA
- the LOC104700863 gene encoding uncharacterized protein LOC104700863: protein MVFVTVQDFHSMCQKHFHYLLKKRDHSSSSLSSTDSFLKASRSEVLSLFMRSTLLALLFLSFTWLSLLKYGATSATDPSKSVESDLPELLPLLLNDLEKEGLFKMGDKALFLSGGDDEVTVSSYSQTVIETDMLLVSANDQEMQSMVPNETFDFAFAHSRHIDSAEFIDRILKVGGILTVQVNLQDLPPSFLKHPNYEIVYVKSSEYTVMRMRKIGETEKKQSLAATGRKLLGITEEDAKEKALRKLEDVLLEPPRAASRKSRTYFKRTRYLPDLMGDNMDLESYSRRVFIDVGNGKGSSGTEWFIQNYPTRNQKFEMYKIETVNDEMSLESEKMGMTEWLKDNVKEDEYVVMKAEAEVVEEMMRSKSIKMVDELFLECKPKGRAYWECLALYGKLRDEGVAVHQWWG from the coding sequence atggTGTTTGTTACTGTCCAAGACTTTCACTCCATGTGCCAAAAGCATTTTCACTACCTCTTGAAAAAGAGAGACCATTCGAGCTCATCTTTAAGCTCTACGGATTCTTTCCTCAAGGCTTCTCGTTCTGAAGTCTTAAGTCTCTTTATGAGATCAACGCTTTTGGCTTTGTTGTTTCTGTCATTTACTTGGTTGAGTCTCCTGAAATATGGAGCTACTTCTGCAACCGATCCATCTAAGTCGGTTGAATCTGACCTTCCTGAGCTACTGCCTTTGCTTCTCAACGATTTGGAGAAGGAAGGTCTTTTTAAGATGGGAGACAAAGCACTCTTCCTAAGTGGTGGAGATGATGAGGTCACTGTTTCTTCATACTCTCAAACAGTGATCGAAACTGATATGCTTCTTGTATCTGCAAACGATCAGGAGATGCAGAGCATGGTCCCAAACGAGACCTTTGATTTCGCCTTTGCGCATTCTCGTCACATTGACTCTGCTGAATTTATAGACAGGATTCTCAAAGTTGGCGGCATCCTGACCGTCCAAGTCAACCTTCAAGATCTTCCTCCAAGTTTCTTGAAACATCCAAACTACGAAATAGTCTACGTAAAGAGCTCTGAGTACACGGTAATGAGGATGAGGAAAATAggggaaacagagaaaaagcAGAGCTTAGCCGCCACCGGGAGAAAACTTCTCGGCATCACAGAAGAAGATGCCAAAGAAAAAGCTTTGAGAAAGCTAGAGGATGTTCTCCTTGAACCACCAAGAGCAGCTTCCAGGAAATCAAGAACATATTTCAAACGGACAAGGTACCTCCCCGACCTTATGGGAGACAATATGGACCTCGAGAGCTACTCGAGGCGAGTGTTCATCGATGTGGGCAACGGAAAAGGAAGCAGTGGAACGGAATGGTTTATTCAAAACTACCCAACAAGGAACCAGAAGTTTGAGATGTACAAGATTGAGACGGTGAACGATGAGATGAGCCTAGAATCTGAGAAAATGGGCATGACGGAGTGGCTGAAAGATAATGTGAAGGAGGATGAATACGTGGTGATGAAGGCGGAAGCGGAAGTGGTGGAAGAGATGATGAGGAGCAAGTCGATCAAAATGGTGGATGAGCTTTTCTTGGAGTGCAAGCCAAAGGGTAGAGCTTATTGGGAGTGTTTGGCTCTCTATGGCAAACTCAGAGATGAAGGAGTTGCCGTGCATCAATGGTGGGGTTGA